TGATGATTACCTTGAAGGTAAAAAAGTAAGTGAACAGGCACAACAAACAATCGAAAATCATTATTTGAAGACGCAGCATAAGCGTCATCTGCCAATTACAGTATTTGATGATTTTTGGAAATAACGGTTAGTTTCAGCAAGGCTGGTCCATAATGGTAATAGCCTCTTTTTAGCCCTGCTGATTCTCCTGACCGGGCTGGGGAAGCAATCCTTCAGTCCGGTTTTTGTGTGGGCAGAATATCAGGCATGTGCCGATAGTTGTAAGTGGCACTTATTTCTATTATTCTAAATAGAGTGTCTATTACCAATAGAATCAAGGTGTCTTGCACCTTACTTGTATAGAGAACTTAATAGGAAATGGGAGGGAATACCATGTATCACCAGAAATTAGAACAGGTGCTCAATAATATTGAACGGGTCATGATCGGAAAAAGGACAGTCGCTGAATTAAGTCTTGTCTCACTGCTTGCCCAGGGTCACGTATTACTAGAAGATGTCCCCGGCGTCGGAAAAACCATGATGGTACGCGCGCTCGCCAAATCAGTTGGTGCGAAGTTTACCCGCATTCAGTTTACTCCGGATTTACTTCCCTCAGATGTAATTGGTGTTTCAATCTATAACCCTAAGGAAATGACATTTCAGTTCCGTCCGGGACCGATCATGGGCAATATCGTACTTGCTGATGAGATTAACCGGACATCACCAAAAACACAGTCATCTCTCCTTGAAAGTATGGAAGAGGGCAGCGTGACGGTGGATGGATTTACACATAAGCTCTCTAAGCCATTTTTCGTAATGGCTACACAGAATCCGATTGAATATGAAGGAACGTATCCACTGCCAGAAGCCCAGCTTGACCGTTTTCTATTAAAAATGCAGATGGGTTACCCGGATGCAAAAGAAGAAATGGAAGTGCTAAACCGCCTTCAATTCGCTCCGCCAATCGATGAACTTCAGCCGGTTATTACGATTGAAGAGCTTCAGCATCTTCAGGAAGAAGTTAAGAAAGTAATGGTTGATGAAAAAGTGAAAGAATATATTGTTGATCTTGCCGGAAAAACACGCGATCACGCAAATGTATATCTCGGCGTTAGTCCGCGTGGATCGATTGCGCTGATGAAAGCCTGCCAGGCGTACGCTATGCTCCACGGGAGAGACTATGTTCTGCCAGATGACGTGCAATTCCTTGTGCCATATGTATTCTCGCATCGTATGATTTTAAAATCAGAAGCCAGGTATGAAGGCATTGAACCGGAAGAAGTGATTGAACGGATTCTTGCGCGTACAAGAGTGCCCGTTCAGCGGATGGCAAAGTGATGAAGCTTCAGATTCTGCTTAGCGTTGCAAAGGTTTTACTGGTGACAGTGCTATTAGTCGGAACCTTTTCATATGCCATGTTTCAGGGGGGGTTTGTCAGCTGGTTTTTATTCTACAGCTTTCTTCCATTTGGGCTTTACTCACTGATGATGATGGTCTATCCATTGAATGACTTTAATGTCGTAAGAGTGATTAAGTCAAGAGAGCTTAAAGCCGGAGCCAACCTTACCATCAAGATCCATTTAAAAAGAACACTGCCATTTCCACTGTTTTATCTGGTGGCAGAGGAACATATCAGCGGCAATGTTTTTCAGCAGGAACGCACCGCCAAAAAGCTGGTGCACCCATGGTTTAAAAGAGAAATTGTTTTAGAATATGAGATTCAGAATATCCCGAGAGGTGAACATACCTTTGAAAGCGTAGAGCTGAAAACAGGTGATTTTCTGGGTCTTGTACAGAAATCAAGCCGACTTGCAGAGGAGCAGACCATTTTAGTTTATCCTTCGCATATTGTGCTTGATTATCAGCCGCTACAGGCAAGATTTGATCAGGGTGTGTCATCATCCAATGTGAAAATTCAGCAGGATACCACACTTGCAACAGGCGTGAGAGATTACGAAACCGGTGACCGCGTGTCATGGATTCACTGGAAGTCCTTCGCCCGGACAAATGATTTGAAAACAAAAGAGTTTGAGGAACGGAAATCGCATGATGTCATGGTTGTACTGGACCGTACACCAACTCAGGCTTTCGAGGATATGGTAGTCCTTGCAGCTTCAGTTATCAGAGGTGTCATCAGAAAAGGTGCACAGGCCGGTTATTTTTCAAAGGGTGAGCAGGTACAATTTGCGCCGCTAAGAAGCGGGGAAAGTCATCAGAAGCAGATTGATTATTACCTTGCAAAAGTGAAGCCTGATCAGGAAAGCAGCTTTGAAACAGTTCTGAAGCAAAATGCATCTGATATATCTA
This region of Jeotgalibacillus malaysiensis genomic DNA includes:
- a CDS encoding magnesium chelatase, producing MYHQKLEQVLNNIERVMIGKRTVAELSLVSLLAQGHVLLEDVPGVGKTMMVRALAKSVGAKFTRIQFTPDLLPSDVIGVSIYNPKEMTFQFRPGPIMGNIVLADEINRTSPKTQSSLLESMEEGSVTVDGFTHKLSKPFFVMATQNPIEYEGTYPLPEAQLDRFLLKMQMGYPDAKEEMEVLNRLQFAPPIDELQPVITIEELQHLQEEVKKVMVDEKVKEYIVDLAGKTRDHANVYLGVSPRGSIALMKACQAYAMLHGRDYVLPDDVQFLVPYVFSHRMILKSEARYEGIEPEEVIERILARTRVPVQRMAK